ccccctccccccttctcgccccccaggaagagccctgggAGCCGGGCTGCTCCCCGGGCTCCAAGGAGATCAACACGGCCGTGATCTTCCTCGCCTAccaaaggctgctgcagggcaagCTGCGCTTCTTCTTCCACGACCTGGCCAAGGACTTGTGCGACCGAGGCCAGGGGGGCggcagggacccccccgccGGGCCTGAAGCTGCGTGGGGGGCTCAGCACTgaccgggggggggcagagcaatCCTGCAGGACGCTGAGCTGTGCTCCGGGTGCCCAGGAGCGTGCCCCCGGGGAAAGGGTCAGCTCCTTTTCCACAAGCCTTCAGCTACCACGTGGCCCCTCCCCAGGGGTCAAACCCAGCCCTGGCTGCGCCCCGCCGGGCACGGGCCTCGCTCCCACCAGACTGTGAACACCTTCCGATTAAAGACCTTATTTTTCTAAAGGGTTGTGcgcctcctcctctgccccctgctcccccagagCTCCCCGCAGCCTCGGTGAGAGGCGCCCGGGGAGGCGCTGCGGTGTCTCCCAGTGCCCAGCTCCCTCCCGCGGCAGccggcagctctgcaggagggaGATCCACCAGCACGGCACCCTCTGAGGCCATCCCAGTGCCCATCGCCACCCTTCGGGAAGCGCTCGGGGTCCCTGTGCGGGCGCACCCGCTCCCCGTCAGCCTCACGACTCAGCCAGACCTAGAAAACACGCGCTGGTTTAATCGAGAACAAGCCAGGCCCATCTCGGGATGGCTCCTTAAAAAATGAAGGCCAGCCCCGACGCAGCCAGGTGGCTGAGGTCCCTGAGCACGGCCGGGGCTGAGCCCGCCTCGGACGCGCAGGAAGACGGAGGTGAGAGGAGGCCgacagcaggcagggctgcagcacgcCCGGCACGGCCTCTGCTCGGCATCAGGCACCTCTCCCTGTGCAGGAGGGGACCCCCAggaggcataaaaaaaaaaaaaacaccaaggtGAGGATGGGGAATGCCCCCTCCTGCACCCGCACAGGAAGCGCGGATAccggggcaggatttggggcgcTGGGGTTCCCATCTTCTCGCTGGCAGAACGTCCTTGGGGAAACGGCCGGAGGCGCATCCTCTGCTAGAAGGCCAGCTTCTTCATCAGCAGGTAAACCCGCGAGTCCACCTCGAAGCCGTGCAGGTTATTCGCGTCTCCCTGCAGCCGCATGAGCAGCCCCCCGTAGGACACGTAAgcggagctggggcaggaggagaggagagatgaGAGCGGGGAAGGGAACCCGGAGGAGCCGCAGCCCAacgccccgccgcctccccccgcggCGCCGGGCACTCACAGGCGGGTTGCCGCCTCCGTGGACGTCTCATCGCCTTCAATCCGGTACACCTTGCCGTACATCACATACTCAAACTGGTCCGCCCTGCAACGGGACGGGGGGAGGTCAGAGCAGCacccaaaccccaaaccaggCGCCGCCCTCCTCCCCGTATCCCCCTAGGGGTACACCCCTGGGAGCAGgcagctccctctcctccctcgtCCCCCGCAGGGACCCCAGCCGGCACAACCCCCCCGCGGTACCTGGAAGGCCTGTCGTCCGTGGGGTTGTACTCGCCGTCGTCCAGCGTGCCGTCCTCGTACAGGGTGCTGGCGATCACCAGGCGGAACTTGTCACCTGCGGGCAGAGGCGGtgggcgggcagggccgggacGGCGGCGAGTGCCCTGCGCTCAGTGATCCAAGGggcagggggaaagggggggggggcacagcccgcGTCCCCCcgcctctccctgctccccggggACGCCCAGCACGGCTGGGGAAGGGACGGGGGCACCGCTGCTGGTGGGAATCTGCTTTCAGGGAATGCAgcgagggggctgcggggggagtCGGGGGGGGTTGGCTGGGCTCCAGGCAGGGGCGGGAGGCCCTGCAGCGCCCAGGTTTTTTGGCGTGGTGTTCGTGGTGGGGCTGCCTTCACCCCATTTAGTGTAATTCCCCCCCATAGTGTCCACCCCTCCCCAACATAGTGCTCCCCCCCACTTGTAGggtcttcccccccccccgtttagtgaccccccccccccttgccatATAGGGTCCCCCCCATATAGTGTCCCTCCCCCCCATATAGcgccctccccttccccatttACTGTCCCCCCCCATTTACCGCACCCCCCCCATTCACCGTGATCCCCCCGCCCCCACTTAGTgttgccccccccagcccccacacgACACCCAGcagccaacccccccccccaacaccccccccctgGCAcaccccggggccgcccccacccccccatacccccccccccccggtgccccccgcacGTACCGAGGTCCACGGGGTAGATCTGGATGTTGACGTCCAGGATGAGGTCCATCTTGAAGGACTCGCTCTCGCAGTGCAGCCGGGACACTGCGGGCACGGCGCCGTcagccctgccccccccggtacccccccggcccccctccctcccggtACCGGAGCCGCCCCCCGGGGGGTTGGGGTTCCCCTTcccggggcggggcgcggctCACCGCGGTCGAACTTCTTGCCCTCGGGGTCGATGTCCTTCACGTCGAAGATGTCCTCGAACAGGATCCCGGCCATGGCGCCGCGCTCCCCGCTCTCGGTCCCGTCCCGGTCCCGGACCCGGCGCGGCGCGCGGTGATGGCGCACGCCCCGCTTCCGCCCACAGCCGGGCGGAAGTAGCTTCAGGGTGGGCGGGGTGAGCACTGCGCCTGCGCGgtgcggggacgggggggggggggaggagggtgggCGTGTGGTCCTAGTGCCCGCCCGTCCCGCGGAGGGTCctgagggggacggggggggggcatgggaaggggggaaggggggggcaaggggaaggggggggcaatggggggggggtgagatGGGGGAGGTTGAAGGGAGGGGGGTGAATTTGGGGGGGTGCAAGGTGGTGGTGCAAGGGGGGGGTTGAAATGGGGGGGGCTGCAATGGGGGGGTTGTAGGGGGGGCTGTAATGGGGAGGGTGCAATGGGGGGGTGTAAGGGGGGGGCTGGAATTGGGGGGGGCTTCAGGGGGCTACAATGAGGGGGCTGCAAGGGGGGGAGCTGCAATGGGGGGGCTGCAATGGGGGAGGTTGAAGGGGGGCTGTAATAGGGGGGCTGCaatgggggggctgcagtggagGGGTTACAATGGGGGAGGTTGAAAGGGGGGCTGAATTTGGAGGGGTGCAAGGGGGGGGTGCAAGGGGGAGGTGCAAGGGGGGACTGTAATGAGGGAGCTGCAATGGGGGGGGGTTGCAAAGGAGGGGGCTGaaactggggggggagggctcCAGGGGGCTAAAATGGGGGGGCTGCAATGGGGGAGGTTGAAGGGGGGGCTGTAATAGGGGGGCTGTAATGGGGGGGCTCCaatgggggggctgcaagggggGGGCTCCAATGGGGGGGTGATGCAGAGGGGCTACAGGaggggggtggctgcagggaggctgctggggggctgcgggggcgaCCAGGGGGGCAGAGAGaaggggggtgcagggggggctgcaatgggggctccaggggggctctgagggggttcttgggggggctatggggggggggggctgcaatgGGGGGGTCTGCAGGGAGTCTGCAGAAGGAGGGGGGAGTTCCAGGGGGGGTCcgaggggggctgctggggggggaaatgcaatgggggggggggggctgcagggggatgTAGTGAGGATCCGGGGGggtctgcgggggggggcggggggcgggggggggggcacacggcacggggagggggggggggggccggcagGGGGCGCTGCGCGTCCGCGGATGGCACCGCGCGGAGCTGCGTGGGGCGCGGCGCCGCCCACGGGCACGGGGAGCTGGGCCCCcagcggggggggcacgggggggcacggcaccgggcagcgctgccccggacccccatggaccccccccggccctacGGGGGGCGATGTCACGCGTGGGCACGCTGctagggggctgggggacacgAGGGGTGTGGGGTCCCGGCTGGCTGCCCCCCCGCGGGTCGTGCGTGGGGACAGCGCGTGGGGGCtgtccccgccccccccacggagccccctccccaaatttcccaccccccccacccccccagtgtccccagggtgccccagGGAGCGTGGGTGGCCGGAGGGAcgcgtggggacacggggactcGGGGACAAGGAGCCGAGGCTGGGCACCCgtggcgccgggggggggggggggtggcagcaccctcggtgcccccccccgcgcagCACCCGGTTGCCCGCCAGGTGCTTGGCGTCGCCGCCTTATCTGGGATCAAACAAAGCCTCCCGCCACCCGGCGCCGTGCCCCACGGGACCAGCCCTCGCCTCCGCCCCGGCCACGGGGTCCCCGTgctgaggaccccccccccccacaaaccatccccgggggggctgcccctcgcccccccccgaCACGTGGGGACGGGCGCACCGGGTGTGTGGGGACACCTCCGCCCCCGCCTTGAGGCACCCCAAAACATCCCAGTGCTCATGTGGGGCCCGCTGGGGGTCCCTCTGGACGTCCCCCccggtttgggggggggccagCAGCCCCGGTGCCCACGGTGCCAGGCTCCCCGGGG
This sequence is a window from Anser cygnoides isolate HZ-2024a breed goose chromosome 9, Taihu_goose_T2T_genome, whole genome shotgun sequence. Protein-coding genes within it:
- the POLR2H gene encoding DNA-directed RNA polymerases I, II, and III subunit RPABC3, with protein sequence MAGILFEDIFDVKDIDPEGKKFDRVSRLHCESESFKMDLILDVNIQIYPVDLGDKFRLVIASTLYEDGTLDDGEYNPTDDRPSRADQFEYVMYGKVYRIEGDETSTEAATRLSAYVSYGGLLMRLQGDANNLHGFEVDSRVYLLMKKLAF